The following are encoded in a window of Artemia franciscana chromosome 19, ASM3288406v1, whole genome shotgun sequence genomic DNA:
- the LOC136039303 gene encoding uncharacterized protein LOC136039303: MMYISIILSLSALMVASPIPSNVNSGRLRKIGRFDSRTSHSLTGHFGRSRPWEQRLEENEKPNRHSAEGTPQEDGTSFQNSLEPLMVQTKTNAEEPTFPEELPAAELLSREPQEPEKLPSDSEISEDSAALSAAPPISQGVPDPDLVGWTLAIVPIYQVGLSNTGRNKEIASPAAKEITVEEEEEEDDAIKFEDEN, encoded by the coding sequence attttaagttTATCAGCACTAATGGTAGCATCCCCCATACCAAGCAATGTTAACAGTGGAAGATTAAGAAAGATTGGCCGTTTCGATAGCAGAACCAGCCACAGTTTGACGGGCCATTTTGGGCGAAGCAGACCATGGGAACAAAGACTCGAGGAAAACGAGAAACCGAACAGGCACAGTGCTGAAGGTACACCGCAAGAAGATGGCActtcttttcaaaatagtttggaACCATTGATGGTTCAAACTAAAACGAATGCCGAAGAGCCAACTTTTCCGGAAGAGCTCCCCGCAGCAGAACTTCTTTCACGGGAGCCACAAGAACCTGAAAAATTACCCAGTGACAGTGAAATAAGCGAAGATAGTGCAGCACTAAGTGCAGCTCCACCTATCTCTCAAGGAGTTCCTGATCCTGATTTAGTAGGCTGGACATTAGCAATCGTCCCTATTTATCAAGTGGGATTATCAAATACTGGAAGAAACAAAGAGATTGCATCACCGGCTGCGAAAGAGATTActgtggaggaggaagaagaagaagatgacGCTATAAAGTTtgaagatgaaaattaa